A DNA window from Desulfobacterales bacterium contains the following coding sequences:
- a CDS encoding sigma-54 dependent transcriptional regulator, whose product MSKANILIVDDELVMRESLAGWLERDGHYVRTAPSGEEGLAVFKEKQFDILLLDIKMEGMSGLEVLKRIKESESETAVVMITAYGSIATAIDAMKNGAQDYLLKPFDPDELGVLIEKVLKIQAQNRENQFLREQVKERARFESMIGQSGAMQEVFDLICAVASADSTVLITGETGTGKGLAAKAIHTRSHRVDGPFVTVNCGAIPEHLMESELFGHQKGAFTDAKETKKGRLELAHGGTLFLDEIGEIGMRMQIDLLRVLEDRVFYRVGGTQPIEADFRVIAATNRNLEKAIEEGIFREDLFYRLNVFSFIMPSLRRRKEDIPLLAEHFLFRYAMEINKSVEKISRAAMDELMLYEWPGNVRELENAIERAVVVCKSHVIEPAHLPIICASPSVSANTGSLKEIEKAHIEDILKKTDWNILKSAKILDIDRSTLYSKIKRYAIRKAP is encoded by the coding sequence ATGAGCAAGGCAAATATTTTAATCGTTGATGATGAATTGGTGATGCGTGAATCGCTGGCCGGCTGGCTGGAGCGGGACGGTCACTATGTCCGAACCGCCCCAAGCGGGGAAGAGGGCTTGGCGGTTTTTAAAGAGAAGCAGTTCGATATCCTCTTGCTCGACATCAAAATGGAAGGCATGAGTGGACTCGAAGTATTAAAACGCATCAAGGAAAGTGAATCGGAAACGGCCGTGGTCATGATCACGGCTTACGGTTCCATCGCCACTGCCATTGACGCGATGAAAAACGGTGCGCAAGATTATCTGTTAAAGCCCTTTGATCCGGACGAGCTGGGTGTTCTGATTGAAAAGGTTTTAAAAATTCAAGCCCAAAACCGAGAAAATCAATTTTTGCGGGAACAAGTAAAGGAGCGCGCCCGGTTTGAAAGCATGATCGGCCAATCCGGCGCCATGCAGGAGGTCTTTGATCTTATCTGCGCGGTTGCTTCCGCGGACAGTACGGTGCTGATTACAGGAGAAACCGGCACCGGCAAAGGACTGGCCGCAAAAGCGATTCACACGCGAAGTCATCGTGTCGACGGCCCGTTTGTCACGGTCAATTGCGGCGCCATTCCCGAGCACCTGATGGAAAGCGAACTCTTCGGCCATCAAAAAGGCGCATTTACGGATGCCAAGGAAACCAAAAAGGGCCGCTTGGAATTGGCCCATGGGGGCACCCTCTTTTTAGATGAAATCGGGGAAATCGGTATGCGCATGCAAATCGACCTACTGCGCGTTCTGGAAGATCGCGTCTTTTATCGCGTCGGGGGCACGCAACCCATTGAAGCGGATTTTCGCGTGATTGCCGCCACCAACCGGAATCTGGAGAAAGCCATTGAAGAAGGCATTTTCAGAGAGGATCTGTTCTACCGCCTCAATGTCTTCTCCTTTATCATGCCGAGCCTGCGACGCAGAAAAGAGGACATACCGCTTTTGGCCGAGCATTTTCTCTTCCGGTACGCGATGGAAATCAATAAATCGGTCGAAAAAATAAGCCGCGCGGCCATGGATGAGCTGATGCTTTATGAATGGCCGGGAAACGTGAGGGAATTGGAAAACGCCATTGAACGGGCGGTCGTGGTCTGCAAGTCGCATGTGATTGAACCGGCACATCTGCCCATCATCTGCGCATCACCTTCCGTTAGCGCAAACACCGGCAGCCTGAAGGAAATAGAAAAGGCCCATATTGAAGACATATTAAAGAAAACCGATTGGAACATTTTAAAAAGCGCCAAGATTCTCGATATCGACAGATCCACCCTCTACAGTAAGATCAAACGCTATGCCATTCGGAAGGCCCCTTGA
- a CDS encoding archaemetzincin → MIAPANEHSIAVSPIGDFDQPMVDGLCETIFKHFGIPATPHPILNDITFAWNAERRQYHSTPVLEQLAAKAPPWAIKVAAIVKVDLYIPILTYVYGEAQLKGRACIISVFRLNKSLPSLSADSAFQARLGKEIIHELGHTFNLRHCSDPTCIMHYCRTEADVDRKSEHLCRYCKVLLSDEMKRMGKTPSPGSK, encoded by the coding sequence TTGATCGCGCCCGCGAATGAACATAGCATTGCGGTATCTCCCATCGGCGATTTCGATCAACCGATGGTGGATGGCCTGTGCGAAACCATTTTCAAGCACTTCGGAATTCCGGCAACGCCGCACCCGATTCTAAACGATATCACTTTTGCCTGGAATGCCGAACGCAGACAATATCACAGCACCCCCGTGCTTGAACAACTCGCCGCGAAGGCGCCGCCATGGGCAATCAAGGTGGCGGCCATTGTCAAGGTGGATCTGTATATTCCCATTCTGACCTATGTATATGGAGAAGCCCAACTCAAAGGCCGGGCCTGCATCATCTCCGTATTCCGGTTAAACAAATCCCTGCCCTCTTTGTCGGCCGACTCAGCCTTTCAAGCCCGTTTGGGAAAGGAAATCATTCACGAATTGGGGCACACATTCAATTTGCGCCATTGCAGTGATCCCACCTGCATCATGCACTACTGCCGCACCGAGGCAGACGTTGACAGAAAATCGGAGCACCTGTGCCGTTACTGTAAGGTGCTTCTCTCGGATGAAATGAAACGAATGGGGAAAACACCATCACCGGGTTCGAAATAA
- a CDS encoding glycine cleavage system protein H, whose protein sequence is MGSINQKENKFGDSAQCLWMQAGVVRKRYCCLDYNCPACRFDRMLRRVADQNQRLRQHGIEPLGRIGTIVGWREKLKTLPQTRQPCIHHLKGRIEFRPCTQAYRCSDCDFDQYFQDQFSVYADIRPVEVMAIEGIQVPQGYYLHQGHTWAKLEEGGAVRVGLDDFARRILGPLDQIMTPLMGQRVCQGAPAIRVQRGQLQAELVSPVSGVVTEINPGLRTKGTTAHAAPYTDGWVLRLHPDSLREEIKTLMIGSDTAAFYDQEVSRLYQVIEESVGPMATDGGYLGDDISGNLPQMDWQRVMRLLFRTR, encoded by the coding sequence ATGGGATCAATCAATCAGAAAGAAAATAAATTCGGCGATTCGGCCCAGTGCTTATGGATGCAGGCCGGCGTGGTCAGGAAGCGTTACTGTTGTCTTGACTATAATTGTCCGGCGTGCCGGTTTGATCGAATGCTTCGGCGGGTGGCTGATCAGAACCAGCGATTGCGTCAGCACGGCATCGAACCCCTGGGCCGGATCGGCACCATTGTGGGGTGGCGGGAAAAACTGAAAACATTGCCGCAAACCCGGCAGCCTTGTATTCATCATCTTAAGGGGCGCATCGAATTTCGACCGTGCACGCAAGCCTATCGGTGTTCGGACTGTGATTTTGATCAGTATTTTCAGGACCAGTTTTCCGTATACGCTGATATTCGTCCGGTAGAAGTCATGGCCATCGAGGGCATACAGGTGCCTCAAGGGTATTATTTGCATCAGGGGCATACCTGGGCAAAACTTGAAGAGGGGGGAGCGGTCCGTGTGGGCCTGGATGATTTTGCGAGGCGCATATTGGGGCCATTGGATCAAATTATGACGCCCCTCATGGGACAACGGGTATGCCAGGGTGCCCCGGCGATCAGGGTGCAGCGGGGGCAGCTTCAGGCCGAACTGGTTTCTCCCGTCAGCGGGGTTGTGACGGAAATTAATCCGGGCTTAAGAACCAAGGGGACCACGGCGCATGCGGCCCCCTACACGGACGGCTGGGTGCTGCGGCTGCACCCCGATTCGTTGCGCGAAGAGATTAAAACGTTAATGATCGGCAGCGATACGGCGGCGTTTTATGATCAGGAAGTAAGCCGTTTATATCAAGTGATAGAAGAAAGCGTCGGCCCGATGGCGACGGACGGCGGGTACTTGGGGGATGATATCAGCGGGAATTTGCCGCAAATGGATTGGCAACGGGTCATGCGGTTATTATTTCGAACCCGGTGA
- a CDS encoding glycine cleavage system protein H, giving the protein MAEKMNESKRSHIGFGSTYLRGGASEARGGIHSVLGGQVWTVKPDKDAAAKNPCVWMQAGIVDFKSCNNFYDCPTCKYDQGMLSQVARGKQISWQTAMRKKPDLQRLCRHSLTQRIASRVCAYDYQCGHCDFDQFFEDVLSPGIGTHACEVGHVRGFAVPYGHYFHMGHTWARIESGGAIRVGLDDFASKLLGKADAMELPLLGYSLEQSRPGFGLKRKGHAAEVISPLGGVVTAVNGKVRETPGLAGESPYENGWLFMLHTPNVKKAIDTLMDSSESMKWLGTEVDCLEKMIEEVAGPLAADGGLLTNDIFGALPELGWDRLTKKFLKSGK; this is encoded by the coding sequence ATGGCTGAGAAAATGAATGAGAGCAAACGGAGTCACATCGGTTTTGGGTCAACCTATCTTCGGGGGGGCGCTTCGGAGGCTCGAGGTGGTATTCATTCCGTTTTAGGCGGGCAGGTATGGACGGTAAAACCGGATAAAGACGCGGCGGCCAAGAACCCGTGTGTCTGGATGCAAGCCGGTATTGTTGATTTCAAGAGCTGTAATAATTTTTATGATTGCCCCACCTGTAAATATGATCAGGGCATGTTAAGCCAGGTTGCAAGGGGAAAACAGATCAGCTGGCAAACCGCCATGAGAAAGAAGCCGGATCTTCAAAGACTTTGCCGGCACAGTCTGACGCAACGAATTGCCAGCCGCGTGTGCGCCTATGACTATCAGTGCGGGCATTGCGACTTTGACCAGTTTTTTGAGGATGTATTATCGCCGGGGATTGGTACTCATGCCTGCGAAGTGGGACATGTGCGGGGGTTTGCCGTTCCGTATGGTCACTATTTTCATATGGGCCATACCTGGGCGCGCATTGAAAGCGGCGGTGCGATCCGTGTCGGGTTGGATGATTTTGCCTCTAAATTATTAGGTAAGGCCGATGCCATGGAATTGCCCTTGCTCGGATACAGCCTGGAGCAAAGTCGTCCGGGATTCGGCCTGAAACGAAAGGGCCATGCCGCTGAAGTGATTTCTCCGCTGGGCGGGGTTGTGACGGCCGTGAACGGAAAGGTCAGGGAAACTCCTGGCTTGGCCGGCGAGTCGCCCTATGAGAACGGTTGGTTGTTTATGCTGCACACCCCGAATGTCAAAAAGGCGATAGACACTCTCATGGACAGCAGCGAGAGCATGAAGTGGCTCGGCACGGAAGTGGATTGCCTGGAAAAAATGATCGAAGAGGTTGCCGGCCCCTTGGCGGCTGACGGCGGGCTTCTTACGAATGATATCTTTGGCGCGCTGCCTGAACTGGGATGGGATCGCTTAACCAAAAAATTTCTTAAATCCGGAAAATAG
- a CDS encoding tetratricopeptide repeat protein has translation MRLRTKLLCLMAISLWVFSACASKDEKKAAHLQNGSQYLEKGEYKNAELEFKNALQIDPKLTDAHRLLGETYLKLGKAQEAYNAFSEVERLAPDDMDAQLKLATFLILGKKPDDASKKIAHILKTAPNNIEALLLQAGIKEQAGALGEAATIYRQVLQINEKQATAYLGLARVMVRQENTSGAEALLTKAIAIIPDAVELRLSLFNLYRMQKAFDQCETVIATAIADHPGNIDLYVIQAELLTRRKKWDAAEAALLKAVALGGDSISPFIIIAKFYDQTNQADKALDMYHRALSKKPDDMRVKNALAEHYLRHREIEKAGRTLEEILINNQNYFPALMLKSELLIVKSDFKEAISLLSRLATEEPKAAAIRYLKGLAHFGAKDLSEAKIALSKAIELAPNHFKAKLLLGDIHYRERDFDLAQQQCREVLNTWPNQFQAKLLLGNIHLAKKELAEAKSLFEEIVAKDPGNPIGYARLGAVYRLDGKSKEAMRQFEKALSLNPKLMDVLANIVALHVEKHEIEKALSRCDAQMEKVGDEPTIQAVIYSMKGELFLRSRNADAAENAYLKALEKGPNYMGPYFSLARLYLSEKKADKAIAQYEAGLQKNPRQAGLNLMMGTIYDARKEFDLSEKHYRAELEINPNSVPAMNNLSYLLAEKQESLDEALKLAQAAKEKAPGDPRIMDTLGWIYYQKGLYDSAIQEFSDSLERMPESASVKYHLGLSYLRKGDISRAKTELENALKLDNDFAGAADARKKLADL, from the coding sequence ATGCGTCTAAGAACGAAGCTGCTATGCCTAATGGCGATATCGTTATGGGTGTTTTCTGCATGTGCGTCCAAGGATGAGAAAAAGGCTGCGCATTTGCAGAACGGATCGCAATACCTTGAAAAAGGTGAATATAAGAATGCCGAGCTGGAATTTAAAAATGCGCTCCAGATAGATCCGAAACTGACCGATGCGCATAGACTGCTCGGCGAGACCTATCTCAAGCTCGGAAAAGCGCAGGAGGCATATAATGCCTTTTCCGAGGTTGAAAGGCTTGCGCCCGACGACATGGATGCGCAGCTTAAATTGGCGACTTTTCTTATTTTGGGGAAAAAGCCCGATGACGCATCGAAAAAGATAGCGCATATTCTCAAAACGGCGCCGAATAACATCGAGGCGCTTTTGCTTCAGGCCGGAATAAAAGAGCAGGCGGGCGCTCTGGGCGAAGCGGCAACCATTTACCGGCAGGTTCTTCAAATCAATGAAAAGCAGGCGACAGCTTATCTCGGGTTGGCCCGGGTTATGGTACGGCAGGAAAATACGTCCGGTGCCGAGGCGTTGCTAACGAAAGCCATTGCTATCATTCCGGATGCTGTCGAGTTGCGCTTATCCCTGTTCAACTTATATCGAATGCAAAAGGCGTTTGATCAGTGCGAGACGGTTATTGCGACTGCGATCGCAGATCATCCAGGAAATATAGACCTTTATGTTATACAGGCGGAATTGCTGACCCGGCGTAAAAAATGGGATGCTGCGGAAGCCGCTTTGCTCAAAGCCGTGGCGCTCGGCGGAGATTCGATAAGCCCGTTTATCATTATCGCGAAATTTTATGACCAGACCAATCAGGCGGATAAAGCGCTGGACATGTATCATCGGGCGCTTTCGAAAAAACCGGATGACATGCGTGTTAAAAATGCCCTTGCCGAGCATTACCTGAGACACCGGGAGATCGAGAAGGCGGGGCGCACGCTTGAAGAGATTTTGATCAACAATCAAAATTATTTTCCGGCGCTTATGCTGAAAAGTGAATTGCTGATTGTGAAAAGTGATTTTAAAGAGGCCATTTCGCTTCTGAGTCGATTGGCAACTGAAGAACCCAAAGCCGCAGCTATTCGTTACCTCAAGGGGTTGGCCCATTTTGGTGCCAAGGACCTTTCGGAAGCCAAGATCGCGCTTTCAAAAGCCATTGAATTAGCACCGAACCATTTTAAGGCAAAACTATTGTTGGGTGATATTCATTACCGGGAGCGTGATTTTGATTTGGCGCAACAGCAATGCCGGGAGGTATTAAATACATGGCCCAATCAATTCCAGGCCAAATTATTGCTTGGGAACATTCATTTGGCGAAAAAGGAGTTGGCGGAAGCGAAATCCCTTTTTGAAGAGATAGTTGCAAAAGATCCAGGGAATCCGATTGGATATGCCAGACTTGGGGCCGTTTATCGGCTTGACGGAAAATCGAAGGAGGCGATGCGTCAGTTTGAAAAAGCCTTGTCTCTTAACCCGAAGCTGATGGATGTACTGGCCAATATCGTGGCGTTACACGTTGAAAAGCATGAGATTGAAAAAGCATTATCCAGATGTGATGCGCAGATGGAGAAGGTGGGCGATGAGCCGACGATTCAAGCGGTGATCTACAGTATGAAAGGGGAGCTGTTTCTGCGAAGTCGCAATGCGGACGCCGCGGAGAATGCTTATTTGAAGGCATTGGAAAAAGGTCCGAATTATATGGGACCGTATTTTTCCTTGGCGCGGCTGTATCTTTCCGAAAAAAAAGCCGACAAAGCGATTGCGCAATATGAAGCTGGCTTGCAGAAAAATCCCCGGCAAGCCGGTTTGAATCTGATGATGGGAACGATTTATGACGCGAGAAAAGAATTCGATTTATCGGAAAAACATTACAGGGCCGAGCTTGAGATTAATCCGAATTCGGTTCCTGCTATGAATAATCTGTCATACCTGCTGGCGGAAAAACAAGAGAGCTTGGATGAAGCCTTGAAATTGGCGCAGGCCGCAAAGGAGAAGGCCCCTGGTGATCCGCGAATCATGGACACGCTCGGATGGATTTATTACCAGAAGGGATTGTACGATAGCGCGATTCAAGAATTCAGTGACAGTCTGGAGCGTATGCCGGAGAGTGCCTCCGTAAAATATCACCTCGGACTTTCATATCTTCGAAAGGGGGATATCTCTCGGGCCAAAACCGAGCTGGAAAACGCGTTGAAATTAGATAATGACTTTGCGGGTGCGGCGGATGCACGAAAGAAGTTGGCAGACCTATGA
- a CDS encoding sigma-54 dependent transcriptional regulator has translation MKRLIPLISPVLIFEKDADWQQVLSEALAGDYDLIFRDDKDAKVAIQSEQFQVILLDLLSASSGVFQLLRWMKLTVPDIPVIITSQSETAELVVKAIKQGAFDFVVKPFSSARIRHVVKQALLDRNFKNEINYLRHEQDVIYNFDHVVAESPNMKAILDTLRKFAQTDTTLLMTGETGTGKSFLSGTIHFNSHRKDRPFIKVNCANIPETLLESELFGHEKGAFTGADKQRVGRFEQAHGGTLFLDEIGEMSMSLQAKLLRVLEEKAFERVGGNRTIRSDVRVIAATNRDLESMIGSGRFREDLYYRINVLSVRLPPLRERPLCVEPLAAALLSKFSRSLGKRIDGFLPDVLASMKERAWPGNIRQLANAIERAAILADSFFITQESLPAAEPLERVRQASASEPVNVSSASPSLAMQEKEAIVKVLEECLWIQKEAAKYLGISPRALNYKINKYAIRHPRWRKHRE, from the coding sequence ATGAAGAGATTGATCCCACTCATAAGTCCCGTTCTCATTTTTGAAAAAGATGCTGACTGGCAACAGGTGCTGTCCGAAGCCCTTGCCGGGGACTATGATCTGATTTTTCGAGATGATAAAGATGCGAAGGTGGCAATCCAATCGGAGCAATTCCAGGTTATACTTCTTGACCTTCTCTCTGCCTCAAGTGGTGTGTTTCAGTTGCTGCGCTGGATGAAATTGACCGTGCCGGATATTCCCGTTATTATTACCAGCCAATCGGAGACTGCGGAATTGGTGGTTAAGGCGATCAAGCAGGGGGCGTTTGATTTTGTCGTGAAGCCGTTTAGCTCCGCACGGATTCGCCATGTGGTGAAACAGGCGTTGCTTGATCGCAATTTTAAAAATGAAATAAACTACCTGCGGCATGAACAGGATGTCATATACAACTTTGACCATGTGGTGGCCGAATCCCCCAACATGAAGGCTATTCTTGATACCCTTCGAAAGTTTGCGCAGACCGATACCACCCTTCTGATGACTGGAGAGACGGGAACTGGAAAGAGCTTTTTATCCGGCACGATTCATTTCAACAGTCATCGAAAAGATCGACCATTTATAAAGGTAAATTGTGCCAATATTCCGGAGACGCTTCTGGAAAGCGAATTGTTCGGTCACGAAAAGGGTGCGTTTACCGGCGCGGATAAGCAGCGCGTCGGGCGGTTCGAACAGGCACATGGCGGGACACTTTTTTTGGATGAAATCGGTGAAATGAGTATGTCGCTCCAGGCCAAGTTGTTGCGCGTACTGGAGGAAAAAGCATTTGAGCGGGTTGGGGGAAACCGAACGATACGGTCTGATGTGCGTGTGATCGCGGCAACGAACCGTGATTTGGAATCCATGATAGGGTCGGGTAGGTTCAGAGAAGATCTTTATTACCGTATCAATGTGCTTTCCGTTCGGTTACCACCGCTTCGAGAACGGCCGTTGTGTGTAGAGCCTCTGGCGGCGGCACTGCTTTCAAAATTTAGTCGATCGCTTGGAAAACGGATTGACGGGTTTTTGCCGGATGTCCTTGCATCAATGAAAGAACGCGCATGGCCCGGAAATATTCGACAGCTGGCCAATGCGATAGAGCGCGCGGCCATCCTTGCCGATAGTTTTTTCATCACCCAAGAGAGTTTACCCGCAGCTGAACCGCTGGAACGCGTCAGGCAGGCTTCTGCTTCGGAGCCGGTGAACGTTTCTTCGGCGAGCCCCTCCCTGGCTATGCAGGAAAAGGAGGCCATTGTCAAAGTATTGGAAGAATGCCTGTGGATTCAAAAAGAGGCGGCTAAATATCTTGGTATCAGCCCCCGCGCTTTAAATTATAAGATTAACAAATATGCTATTCGCCACCCTCGGTGGCGCAAGCACAGGGAATGA
- a CDS encoding methylenetetrahydrofolate reductase, producing MGLGNKLNAKEFVILAEMEPPKGTNAARMVESVLRVKGAVDAFVVPEMSNAVMRMSALGAAMILQHKGVETIMQVCCRDRNRLALQADLLAASAAGITHLMAVQGEAPSYGDHHQARAVYDIELLELLHVVAKLQSGKDMAGIELDGAPIFTVGAMVNAGLKGQPLERELADMKLKIDAGANFFIIPPVFEVEAVQPFMSQVSGLNVRVIPTVLLLKSMGMARYVQRHLPHVHIPDSVIQRITKAPDKARECIHIAAETVLTLKSAGFSGVMLSTIGWEHRLPEIIAAMA from the coding sequence ATGGGATTAGGGAATAAGTTGAATGCAAAAGAATTTGTCATTCTTGCCGAAATGGAACCTCCCAAAGGGACTAATGCCGCACGGATGGTTGAAAGCGTCCTTCGGGTAAAAGGGGCTGTGGATGCATTTGTGGTTCCCGAAATGAGCAATGCCGTCATGCGGATGAGCGCCTTGGGTGCGGCTATGATATTGCAGCACAAGGGGGTTGAAACCATTATGCAGGTTTGTTGCCGGGACCGAAACCGGTTAGCGCTGCAGGCGGATCTTTTGGCAGCTTCTGCCGCGGGCATTACCCATCTCATGGCGGTGCAGGGTGAGGCGCCGAGTTATGGTGATCATCACCAAGCCCGCGCCGTTTATGATATCGAATTATTGGAATTGCTCCATGTCGTCGCTAAACTCCAATCCGGCAAAGATATGGCCGGAATCGAGTTGGACGGCGCGCCGATTTTTACGGTGGGGGCAATGGTTAACGCCGGACTTAAAGGCCAGCCTCTCGAACGGGAACTTGCGGATATGAAGCTTAAAATTGATGCTGGTGCCAACTTTTTCATCATTCCCCCTGTTTTTGAAGTTGAAGCTGTTCAACCCTTCATGTCACAGGTTTCTGGCTTGAATGTTCGCGTTATTCCGACGGTATTGCTGCTAAAATCCATGGGGATGGCCCGGTATGTACAACGTCATTTGCCCCATGTGCATATCCCGGATAGTGTGATTCAGCGGATAACGAAAGCACCGGATAAGGCCCGGGAATGTATCCATATCGCAGCGGAAACGGTTTTGACCCTTAAGTCGGCTGGGTTTTCAGGAGTGATGCTTTCGACGATTGGATGGGAACATCGCCTGCCCGAGATAATCGCGGCCATGGCATAG
- a CDS encoding TIGR04283 family arsenosugar biosynthesis glycosyltransferase codes for MVPKISVIMPVYREEKTIQRTLSHLTSINNSEYIEIIVVDGQSGGNTLHAVSEPRIKKIIGPKGRGAQMNCGAMMATGNILLFLHADTLLPYNALEAICSAARKPHIAGGAFNLGIDGEKKRFRLIEATVRARTRLTRIPYGDQAIFIKKAVFHNLGGYPEIPIMEDVALMRRIKTQGMKITILPACVLTSARRWETEGIFYCTLRNWLLSALFSAGVSAARLAHLYP; via the coding sequence ATGGTTCCTAAAATTTCAGTGATAATGCCAGTGTATCGGGAAGAGAAAACGATCCAACGAACGCTGTCACATCTCACAAGCATCAACAACTCAGAATATATAGAAATAATTGTTGTAGACGGCCAGAGCGGCGGCAACACGCTGCATGCCGTCTCGGAACCCCGAATAAAAAAAATAATCGGGCCCAAAGGCCGCGGCGCCCAAATGAACTGTGGTGCAATGATGGCCACCGGCAACATACTGCTGTTTCTGCACGCCGACACCTTGTTACCCTACAACGCTCTGGAAGCTATCTGTTCCGCAGCGAGAAAACCCCATATTGCCGGCGGCGCTTTTAACCTGGGCATCGACGGGGAAAAAAAGCGTTTCCGGTTAATCGAAGCAACAGTTCGTGCACGAACTCGGCTCACCCGCATTCCTTATGGGGATCAGGCCATCTTTATCAAAAAAGCCGTCTTCCATAATCTCGGCGGCTACCCCGAGATTCCCATTATGGAAGATGTTGCGCTGATGCGTCGCATCAAAACACAGGGAATGAAAATCACAATCCTTCCCGCTTGCGTCCTCACCTCCGCGCGGCGATGGGAAACGGAAGGCATCTTCTACTGTACGCTGCGAAACTGGTTGCTTTCTGCTCTGTTTTCCGCCGGAGTGTCAGCCGCCAGGCTTGCGCACCTATATCCATGA
- a CDS encoding SoxR reducing system RseC family protein, whose product MATEEGIVVRTLNNLAWVKTQRSSACESCGSRDACQGSGGGKEMEVEVLNSIGAISGDRVQIGFDTGKLMGISFFLYIFPIILLIVGAVLGQKFSSSFHISEAAGSALGGFGFFGLAFLIVRWGSGAFLKKNEYQPKISKIVHKAASADSALRD is encoded by the coding sequence TTGGCTACTGAAGAAGGCATTGTGGTTCGGACGTTAAATAATCTGGCATGGGTTAAAACTCAGCGCAGTTCCGCTTGTGAGTCCTGCGGGTCAAGAGATGCCTGCCAAGGCTCCGGCGGCGGCAAGGAAATGGAAGTCGAGGTTTTAAACAGTATTGGTGCCATTTCCGGGGACAGGGTCCAGATAGGTTTTGACACCGGAAAGTTGATGGGGATCTCATTTTTCCTTTATATTTTCCCTATTATATTGCTGATTGTCGGTGCGGTATTGGGCCAGAAATTTTCATCATCTTTCCATATCAGTGAAGCAGCGGGCTCGGCACTGGGTGGTTTTGGATTTTTCGGGTTGGCGTTTTTGATCGTTCGGTGGGGCAGTGGGGCGTTTTTGAAAAAAAATGAATATCAGCCGAAAATCAGCAAAATCGTCCATAAAGCCGCTTCTGCCGATAGTGCCTTGCGGGATTAA
- a CDS encoding DRTGG domain-containing protein codes for MKLSEVSDILNADVLVGNEHMDRVVVGAGSADLMEDVLAAVAKDALLMTGVISEEVIRASKVIGVSAVVFVRGKRPTPSMLTLAKTYDLPVLLTRESLFVASGRLYMNGMRGLDGAW; via the coding sequence ATGAAGCTGTCTGAGGTGAGTGATATATTGAATGCCGATGTGCTCGTGGGTAATGAACATATGGATCGGGTCGTAGTCGGTGCCGGCAGCGCTGACTTAATGGAAGATGTGCTTGCGGCTGTGGCTAAGGATGCTTTGCTGATGACTGGCGTTATTTCTGAAGAAGTTATTCGGGCGTCCAAAGTGATTGGCGTGAGCGCGGTTGTTTTCGTTCGGGGAAAGCGGCCGACGCCGAGTATGCTGACACTGGCCAAAACGTACGATCTGCCGGTGTTACTAACACGCGAATCCCTATTTGTAGCCAGCGGTCGACTATATATGAATGGCATGAGGGGCCTGGATGGGGCCTGGTAA